The genomic region ATGGTCATATCAGGAATTCTTTTATCACTGTCGTCGTAACCTTCACCGTAGAATTCTTTAGAGCTAACATCAACAGTTGGTGTCTCCATGGCTGACTCCCCACTCACTTTTGAGTATACCTACAGAATTCAAATTTAGGGGTCATTTCATACACCACAAGATATAAAGTGCGCTGGAGGTAGTATAGATCAACATAAAAGTTAACCTGGGTCATCATTTCAGCAAGCTGTCGAACAGTGACTTCATTGTTAGGGTTGCCAACATTGAAGATGTGACCATTTGCTCTGGCTGGATTTTCCTGATTCGAGAGGAAGTACAAATAAGTTCAGACATTATTAAGGAAAAAAAATATAGAAAACTGGCTGCTCTGAACTTTGGAAATATAAATAATGACGGTGATATGGATCAACTTACAATCATCAAGAGTACAGCCTCAATGGCATCTTTGATGTATACAAATGTTCTCTGGGATTCACCACCATCCACAAGCTTAAGAGGCTCACGACGCAGAAGGTTCTAAAATGATAGTGAACAAATTAGATAATCAGTCTTTCACAAAAGCTTGAAAAGTAAATAAGGTCAGACGGGAGCAAGTAACATACGTTGCTGAAGCAAGCTAAAACTCTTGGAACACCTTCACTAGGACCATCAATACCAGGGATGAAATCCATCCTGGGGCCTATCCAGTTAAACGGTCTGACAATAGTGAACTCCATGCCATTTTCAGCACCCTCGGCTACAACaataacaaatatatatataacaaTGAGCACTATTACCAAAAACCAGGACCTGGAAACGAAAATTCTGAGAAGAGAAAATATGGTACCATAGATGAGCCTCTCAATCAACTGCTTGGCACATGCATAAGACCACCTCTGCTTCTCGATGGAGCCAAAGATACAGGGGGAAGTATCTTCTTTAAGAACGTAATATTCAGGGTCCTAGAACACCAGGAAAAAAAACATGTAAGAGCGCCTGAATCAAATCGCTTACTACTTACGCTACTACATCTCCCCTCCTTTTGTTTGAGATCTAGGTTCCTATCCAGCAATCACTGCTAAGATGCACAAGGAAGGCACCAAACATAGAGGAAACAAATAGAAAGAATTGTCCCTCCAACCAAAAAAAGATGGAAACACGGTTCTCTTTGGATTGGTCTCATGGTAACATTATCACGAGATTGTTTTATATCAAAACACGTGATTGACCCATCAGTCCATGACCCACGCCATCAAAAGTTGATCACCATTAAATCTGGATCAAAAAGGATATGAACGTACGCAGTTACTTTGTTACCAAATTATTCTCTACCCCGCTAACATCGTTCTCCCAGCTCTTTTTATTTTTGGATTAAAAAGAAATAATTGCCAGATGCTTAATACAATTACTTTGTGCCAAAAGTAATTGCCAGATTCTTAAATAAACTGAATATAATTGTAATCTTAACATTATAATCTGTACACATACGCACATAAGAGAGCTCATTTACATATGCATTTTCTTTGTCGACCAGATGTTATATTTGTGCACGCCGGATGCAAAACTTTTGGCTTCACCTCTGTTATTATCTAtcttcaaatcatttttaaaataaaaaatccaGCGTAACTGAGTGTGCCTAAGCAGATGGCAAGTTACCAAACTGAATCTTAGCTTTAAAGAATTATTAATGCCCGGCTATCAATCCTAAATGAAAATGTCACATGCTAAACACAGTGTGTGAACGTCATGTACCGAGGCATGACCTTGCTGTAATATTTAAAGACAAAGGTACAGAGCAGAGACCAAGAACTAGTAATAAAATGGAATCACGGCAACGTAACTTAAACTAGTCCAACAAAGTGTTGTGTTATATAattaggtaaagaatcttccaaAAAGTTAGCAATACAAACACAGCAATAAAGCACAGATCTACATCCAAATCCAGATGTGTAGTACAAGTATTAACATAATCAAAGAAAACAGAATCACAAAATCAAGAAAATTCAATAATTAACCTGACGCAGAGGGCTATCCTTGGGAAGGAAGCTACCAATGGTTTTCCCATACACTTCACAAGTAGAAAAGTGAATGAGGCGCTTGTTGTTCTCTGAGCAATATTTAACCTGAAATAAATTATCGACCACATTGCAATTTAGCATCACAAACTTCAGCATCATTTAGATATTTAACGAAGAAAATGTTACTGTTTAAGTCACATTCACCAAAATCCTTACCACTGGAAGCGCATCGATGAAGTTGCTGTATATTGTGTCAAGAGGACGCGTGTTGTAGTCAGCAGGAGTACAGATTGCCGCCAAGTTGATGGTCTAAATCATACAATTTCAAGTTCAGACTAAAATTAAGTGAAAATATACAAAATGCCACTTCAAAGCGGCAAAATGATCACAATTACACTAGTCTATCATAAACTACTATGAACTCAAAAGAATTAAGCAGAAATCACTGCACGGAGAACTGAAATTATCCGAGACGGAACTAATTAGCACCAAGTCATCAACTGAAATGCTATCAATAAAGCACAGATCATTATAAACTCCAGAATGAAGCATAAAACAGTAGCACCGACAACAAAAATAGCTGAAATTACACGCATTCGCATCTTTGAGCTTCAATTACATAAGATCGCGAAGCCAAGGGATACGAACATTATATTTAAGAACTAAATAACATGAAAATTACTCCACGCAACTTCAAAACGTCAAACATTCGTAGATGTTTACAGCAACAGCAACACCGACACGAGGAAAAAGCGTCGGAACTCGCAATAAACGAAATTAATCGCATTAACAAGAATGTATACTGAAATCTTCGAGAATAAGATCAAAAATTACAAACGAAAACAATAAAATCACTTCTCGCAACTTCGAAACACCAAACATTAAAGAATCATCGAACATAAACGCAGCACCGACACCAAAAATTCGCCGAAAACACATGCACTACGAAAACGCTgaacaaaatcaatcaaaattaacaaCAACTAGTTACATTTTCCATGCGAAAAACAAGAAAATTACTGCTCGCAAATTCGACACCAGAAAATCGCCGAAATCATTACAGCATTCATAAATTAtcaaagaaatcataaatcaTAGAAGAATGAGAATACCAGATCTGACATCTTGATGAGACCTTCAAGACGAGAATCATGCTTAATATTGATACGATGAAACTGTATACGATTCGCCCAAGGATTAGTAGAAGGTTCAAGAAGATGCTTAATCTTGTCATTGTAAACATCGACGGCGAGAACAGTATGCGGTGTTTCGGACATGAGTTTCTCGCAGAGGTGTGACCCGATGAAACCGCCCGCACCGATCATGCATATCGTCATCGTCTTAATCGGATTACCGTCAAGATCAACTCGGTTCgccattgttgtttgagattaaTTTGGGcgaagaaaaagagggagaaagatTAGAGGATTGATtaatgaatgaaggaaggaaggAAGAGATTAGAGATGGGGGGATGAATTTGGGCGGTGGAGAGTGATTTATTCAAGCTGCTGCCATACTTATTAGTGAGACTGTGAGAATGTGATTCGGTGTTAAAGAGAGTGTGACCCCTTTTGTGGGTCCCCTTCCCATTCTTCCCtcgcttttttttttctaattaattACAAGTGTGCTAATACTAGTCGCCTCGCCACATGTTGTGCTGGAAATTGATTAAGTCTCATTTGTGAGGGTTAAATATTACCTACATGATAAATAAGATAAAAATAAGAGTTTTCAGGGATTCACAAATAGCTTGTCTTATCTACATATATGGGTTTTTATTTTACCCGTCACAAGTTTTTGACGATATTACcagtcacaaatgagaatttgtgctagaAATTAGTAAATTAATCGATTATTATTTAATAATACTAGTTAATTCTTCGCATACGGTCCCCAAGATATTTTAAGGGTTGACCTACTTCCACGATCAAATCCTTTAATGCCACGAAGTACATGGGTAAGTGCAGATCCAGACACTCTTCACACTCTTATCGAGCTATGAGATTTGTGGCATTAGTGTAATGGGTCGTGGATTTATCATTGCCCTGTTTTAATCGATGATGTTTTATGTTCATGTTAGCTTGCATATCTTTATTTGATTCGGATGTTTGTACATGTTTAGTGTTGGCCACACTAAAActcttgtgatattgttttgatGGTTGAATCGATTGCAAACTAAATTACAATCCTTTGTAATTTATTCGTATTTAACTTTGCTGAGAGCATGAATATCCGAATATAACTACGTCTTTTGTTTAGATGGTTAATTGTTAAATAACACAATAACATGAAATAGATAAGACAATGATATTATGTTGTAGCTTGTGAACTAACgtaaacatatatatacaagactctaTTCAACTACGTATAGATATTCTTTAGAAAGTTGTAAACACTTTCGCTCTAAACGTAAGTTTATCAACACACACCACCCACATAGCGTGTTTTTTTGAAGCTCTATGTTGCATTTCGTTTGTATTCCTAGGTAGGTATCTTGTTTTCGATTGATGTTTATATAGCGGTTTTTTGTAGCTATATTCAGCAGGAGTCTGGTTATTCTGAGTTGGACAAATTTGGGAGTTTTCTATAAAACTTGGATCATTCGACAAGTGTAGTACCACCATTAACTTGCTAACATACATATTAGCCTTTTTTGGAACTTTACACAAATTGGCAATCATATTATAAAAAAACACTTACACTGACGCTTATGTAACGCCTCGAAAAATAAGCAggcagctcaaaatagctctttttatAAATAATAGACAACAGCGGAATTATAAGGCGTCACCGCTGTATTCCCCTCCGAAAAATACAAGGCTTACACAattaaaataaagaaaaatacacTTGTTAAAGGTAAAAACTAATAACTCTATAACATATGCATCCTATTAGGTCATTGATCATATCTGAAATTCCTCACACTTGTCCTTCCCCGacacttgtacctgaaaaagaatgaaagtaacaGATCAGCCAACCACAAGCTGAGTATGACTCAGGTCACCTCCACCGGCCCTACTTTCCTCCATTTTAATATTTATATTTCTTCCTGGTCGCACAAGTACTAAAAATAGGTCACATGAACACATTCGAATAATTATTAAATAGACATGTACAACCTGTCATTTTAGAATGCAATAACTCACTTCACAAATGGCTTGTCTTATCTAGCCATATGGGTTTTTATTTTACCCGTCACAAGTTTTTGACGGATAttacccgtcacaaatgagaatttgtgctagaAATTAGTAAATTAATCGATTATTATTTAATAATACTAGTTAATTCTTCGCATACGGTCCCCAAGATATTTTAAGGGTTGACCTACTTCCACGATCAAATCCTTTAACGCCACGAAGTACATGGGTAAAGTGCAGATCCACACACTCTTCACACTCTTATCAAGCTATGAGATTTGTGGCATTAGTGTAATGGGTCGTGGATTTATCATTGCCCTGTTTTAAtcgttcatgttttatgttcATGTTAGCTTGCATATCTTTATTTGATTCGGATGTTTGTACATGTTTTGTGTTGGCCACACTAAAACTCTTGTGATATtgttgttaggattcattaatctcattagtatacatattcatatatgaattaatttatttggtcataaaataaatacaagatcttatgcatgcaaactaaaaacaagattagagaagaaatcgtcaattcttacattggtgtttcggatttattgggcaccaacaagatctcctacttgttagttcttgagctttccaacaatggatgaactaagattcaaattagaatctctcccaaaagtttatacccaaggaacacccttaataactaatattattatgaactagtaataatactaatcttacttaaaatttggacacaaaaatagatttttttgttctcttgtattttcggccaagagaagagTAATTttatgaggtttttatttctctaaagttTTTCACAAAAGtagtgtaacattccgtttgatgtctaggagtgtcttgattttggatttgatagtggatgatattatggagctagcagtgttagtggatggtggttggttatgtatgaagttggtgtcgtgagagatatatatgtggtggatacgatatcgtgagtcatgttaaggaagtaaacatagttggtggagtgggtgttaagagttcatgttttatgtttggtcgagttgttgagttcttagttatgttgttgtgtctgggtcgagttagtatggttgtttttagagtatgggttgaacttcggggacgaagttctttttaaggagggaagactgtaatactccgtatttataagtcttggggtactctatcgagtaggccttactctgtcgagtaagggtaagttgcgttttagaaaagtttcgacagagggtactctatcaagtagccttaggtactcgatagagtaagggggtactctatcaagtagccttaggtactcgatagagtaagggggtactctatcaagtagccttaggcactcgatcgagtaagggggtactcgatcgagtaccttgggtactcgatcgagtgtccggttttacggggagttttctcgggttttgttaattatgcgattaaggtatttaaacataatcgtcattgttttaaatcacttttgcaaaacctaaaaccctgtttaagagagaaaacaaccagttcatcttcctaatcgcattcttagcaattcccggagttcagacggtcggttcttgtcgttattcgtatcgttgagttccttgcgtcgagggtaagcttttaatataatttttatagtgttttgttaagtttggttaaaccctaatttagagattgggggttttgtgtgtagtatgtgatgtgtagtctctatgtgttatatgataggaggagggttcgtagaagaggctttttgatacagctgtagataccgtctgcttgttgtgctttccaggtaggatttcctactcagtattagtcccataatgggatattggtgatgtgctgtagttagttgtttgatatgatgattgtgattgtgattgtgattgtgattgtaattggttgtctatggctctcgagatgcgttctcggctgagtggggtcacttgcgggagtgacttcacgccctagtttcgcccttcgtagaacccgccacggaaggggatgtgcacattaatgggacagggttatcgctcgtatgatgagcggggcttaggtgggaacggctgcggtcccccagcggcgGTCGGGTCCGGTGGGACGAtcaatattgagatgatggggattggttggtgtgtgtgtgtgtgtgtgtgattcatttgtctgtttgtcttattattgatatatatatatatatatataagttgtgtgattaatcttgacccgtttaaatattttaaaagcgtggtgatccattcggggtggtgagcgatttgcttagcggtatatcttggatacgcgtgggatctagtggggatggagtcatcacatatcgagtctttagtcttcatttgtgtttattagaacagttcctttcggttggtttatagtttgaggacgaggttgtattttgcttacgagttggttttgtaatgtaatcacttaaacttatttaataaagtatgtttcttcattgtcttatgattatcatgcctcgggtaaccgagatggtgacatcctcatacctgagtggtcctggtaaggcacttggagtatgggggtgttacaaatggtatcgagagaCGATCCCGAaaactgtaaccaatgaatctaatgaatctagggagtcaattaaaatgaacccgaggtaaaggttgtaggagctaatgcaaagacttgggagacgtcctaaagtcgcgaactcgccctacaattttgaaccggtcaccatgggatatgtgtcgggatcgttatgtgcttatttgtgtctttgtgtgtatttatgtagtagtatgttgtatgaattgatggatgaaagatgataatgacgtgaattgtatgttggttgattgtaaagcatgaaagtataattattgatacatgtaatttgacatgttataattacgcaaggaaaagtgttttgtctatatatatatatataaagcgatgtgtaagtttacatgttgttgttgtcgtgttgagtaaaagtacagaaggttaggagtatgaattgaacatgtgctgggtgaatatgttgaacgtatatggtggatatatatgtggtatgatggatgaattagtggaaaagatgaatcatcgtggtagtaacatttgaataggggacttgatgtcatgtatttgtgattttgtttacgaaaagtgatagaataaaaacatgtgggtaagtcataattggcaagttagataagctaagtgcatgatgaatgttgttgtttggcttttgaaaatagtaacatatgattatgaatactggttttatgagttttgggttgttttcgtttaacttggttgttgtttaagttgtttggaagtaaaaatcaaataattatgtcgtctgattacagcaaagttgtctttaaactgttataacttgagatgcgtaaatgattttaatgtgattccaattggaggtgatagcttgttcttttacgattctaacgataggtcacacgtccaaaacgaccaagatatgagtgagttatgactttTTCGAAAACTGGGATctcttgagaattggggtactcgatcgagtatccttggtactcgatcgagtaagggggcactcgatcgagtaccttatctactcgatcgagtagccctggtaatttgttttacgtgcctctgatcttcacctactcgatcgagtaagtcccttactcgatcgagtggctctagactcgatctagtgacccctattttgggtcatatgtttatcttttgacttcgttgcatattatgtttaattcaaaggcgttattttgcttctttatgcattgttttacatgtatgttggtcttgacgcgtaagttacccaattttgtggtgtaaagagtggcacctatgatgagtatgagttcggtggggaggacatgatttatatgtgttgggattagtaagacttaattgaggcataaagcatgttgtgtgagacgagatgagtgacatgattgtatgttgagtaatgaaaatgtaagtgaatgtgggcaaggcatgatgtaagtttaaggaacgtgagaatgaaaagattgaaagaaaggatgtggatagtagcaacctgagatgtataataaattatggagggagatggctagaaatagtgttgagtaagaacatatgtaatgaaaggtcgtttggaaatagtggtatatagcgaacttaatgggacatgtcgcgacgtggatttgcaggtagtgactgagtttggaaatttgtgttatcgagagacgaaactactgtgtgatttccttgggtaattaacggtattaaatgaattatgatttctagagatgtaaaaaggtagatgcaattgtttgaacattaaacgttgattctatggatagattagtggcaagtgtgagtgatagcataataagagaagatccatggtaagaaagagtgggatgatgtcggtagaaaataatggaatttgagttttggagcaacgaaagggtaactggatttctaaagagttagctagaaggaataaggagttgaactattaattggtattattgagtgtaaagagaaaagaaggataaaagtaagtagaggaaaatattcaccggagttatgtgatataaaggtaaggaatcatcgaaatgtgtgatattatcatgaggatgttagttaatggttatatgggagcttcaggacaacatgtttaataatgagtttcgagaaattaaggaaagtaagaagttagtagaatatcggcatgatatgagattttggtggaaaaatggatgatgattcaattaaggaaaatattgggaagaatgttgaggtaattttgttcatggattcgatgttcgttgtttgggatgttaaccaaagatagaaaagaaatcatgatgtttagagatgagtgaagaggtttgatgtccaggacggtggtagtgttatggtctttgactagtggttaaggttaagggtatattagaaaagtggcaattctaaagaggttgattttgtaaagactgaattgataaaagtatggttgtcaggaagtataagacatagtcttaggaggtggtttctcataatgagtgttagcagTGTATGGTTAAGTATGGCGAGAAGGTctttggtgatgcgaatggaagaatgtgatgaggggcatgcgagttaagctcggacaacaggtaacctttgttgagtggtaacgtacgtggtcaggattgactagttggttgtgattacgggtctatgatatgtgtaaatgtttgtgtgaggttcggacctcacaagaagtggtatggtgtgataattataaagtttttTATGAATGTtcgtaatatatatgttggacacggtagtttaattgaatgatatccaaaaaggtaataatttgattaatttgacatggctagttataattttatgtgtattaataacacatgtgtattccttgaaatggtagagatgatgttcatgagatgcttatctgtttaattcatataatatgttgcgttgtgattgagtaaagtggatttgagtaagttttcttgtccgaaaggttattttaAGTCggtatttatggaattgtatgcatttgtgatgtctatcgatgtggttgtggtgcctccggtggtgatccgggcacggtatttagtattgtgatgcgggtattttcgcattgtggtgtggttgttggtggcggtgttgtgatgccgtcaccggttgtggtggagtaggcgggatgattatgatacgagttttagaaagtgcataccagttatatatagattgttgttttgtttctttgttgttctttgtgagttttggttgaacatgtagacggttgtcttgcttattgatgttttctttaccaggttaagttaagaatgaggtagagtatgatatgaaatagagttgaatatgttttcgttgttgtcatggtatagtgatgttttattgatgggacacggttgtgagaggttattctgataattttgatcttgttctagataaggctttagtagacatggtaatggaaaatgattcgtggaacatgtgttgtaatgatccgaaagcggcaggtagttcataatcttttgttgggacggtgagtgtagggtgttgggggaattagtgtcatattaagttatgtatgagttttgcggtaatgaaggaaagaacttgaggatctagtgtgagtataagtaacgagggtggatcgggagttatgcttacggaagataagtgctttacatagcgaggtatgttggtttgcagtgataatggagagttagtatggtgattttgctacgagccttatggtataggttaggggtgtgcggattgatttgaagtatgagaactgttgaagtaagagagccttgagaaataggagtgattatggaaatgaggttataggcggttatctttgacatatggtggtgatgaggataatgagataatatagctaagggtttagtattagtgagttacgaggacgtaacatttgtcttaagaggagtaggatgcaataaaagagagtttcatggtggtgcatgcggtaatataattggaagtagagtgttagcgtagcgtaaaggagggatttgttt from Silene latifolia isolate original U9 population chromosome 3, ASM4854445v1, whole genome shotgun sequence harbors:
- the LOC141647973 gene encoding UDP-D-apiose/UDP-D-xylose synthase 2-like — encoded protein: MANRVDLDGNPIKTMTICMIGAGGFIGSHLCEKLMSETPHTVLAVDVYNDKIKHLLEPSTNPWANRIQFHRINIKHDSRLEGLIKMSDLTINLAAICTPADYNTRPLDTIYSNFIDALPVVKYCSENNKRLIHFSTCEVYGKTIGSFLPKDSPLRQDPEYYVLKEDTSPCIFGSIEKQRWSYACAKQLIERLIYAEGAENGMEFTIVRPFNWIGPRMDFIPGIDGPSEGVPRVLACFSNNLLRREPLKLVDGGESQRTFVYIKDAIEAVLLMIENPARANGHIFNVGNPNNEVTVRQLAEMMTQVYSKVSGESAMETPTVDVSSKEFYGEGYDDSDKRIPDMTIINRQLGWNPKTSLWDLLESTLTYQHRTYAQAVKQAVSKPIAC